GCCGACGGCCTCGGCGTCGTCGAGGACCTCGACGAAGTTGCCCAGGCCGCTGCCCAGGATCAATCCCGTACGTCCCGCGAAACCGCGCGCGTCGAGCCAGGCGACGGCCTCGCCCACCGTTTCGCGCCACTCCGGCTGGAGTCTCGCCGCCCTGTCGATCATGCGATCCCCATCTCGTCCAGCGCGAACTTGTCGCGCAATGAGACCACGGTGGTCACCGCCTCGCGGATCAGGTCAGCCTTCTCCCCCTGGGGCAGGAAGGCGCTCTTGATCCCGTTCAGCATGAGCGTCTCGGTCTCCAGCAGATTAAGATCGAACGTGTCGACCGCCAGTCTCAACTCGCGGCACAGGGAGGTGCGGGCGAAGAGCGTGTTGTCCGTGTTCAGCGTCACGCGCAATCCGAGGTCGAGGTAGCGGCGCAGCGGATGCTCCGCCAGCGAGGGCACCACGCCGGTCAGCATGTTGCTGCTGAGCGACATCTCCAGCGGGATGCGCAGGTCGTTCACGTAGGCGAGCAGATCGGGATCCTCGTTCAGGCGCGTGCCGTGTCCGATGCGGTTGGCGCCGCAGTAGTGCAGCGCCTGGTGGATCGATTCCGGCCCGAAGCTCTCCCCCGCGTGGATGGTCGAGCACATGTTGTGGTTCATGATGTAGTAGAAGGCCTCGCGGTGCAGCTTGGCCGGGTAGTCCTTCTCCCTGCCGGCCAGGTCGAAGGCGACCACGCCCCGGCCCTTCCAGCGCACCGCCAGCTCGGCCAGGCGCAGGGACAGTTCGGGACTGATGGTGCGAATGCCGGTGATGATGATCCCGGTGCGGATGCCGCATTCCCGCTCCGCCTCCGCCAGTCCGGCGCGCACGGCGGCGACCGTCTCGTCCAGGGTCATGCCGTCCTGCTGGTGCCGCAACGGGCAGAACCGCACTTCGAGATACCAGCACCCCTGCGCGGCCTCGTCCAGGGCCAGTTCGCGCGCCACGCGCGTCAGGCTCGCGGGCGTCTGCATGACCGCGGTCGTGTGCTCGAAGAAGCCAGCGAAGTGCTGCTGGCAACTCTCGTGATCCACGGGGAAGAAGCGCCTGAGGGCCGCGCCGTCGTCGGCCGGGACGTCGGTGCCGCGGGCGACGGCCAGTTCGCGGAAGGTGCCCAGGCGCAGGCTGCCGTCCAGGTGGCACAGCAGGTCCGTCTTGGGCAGGGCGCGCAGGACGTCGTCCGGGATGCGGGGACCCCTCAACATGTCGCTCCTGCGATGTCCGCCGCCGATCATGCCCCACCTCCGGCCGACCCGGCGCGGCGCTTGCGCTCGTGCAGCACGCCGATGTAGTCGAGCAGTTCCCGCTGCGCCTCGGAATCGTCGCGCAGGTTGATCTTTTCGCTGTCGATGACGCGCACGGGGCAGATCTCCTCGGCCCGCCCGATCCAGTCCTCGTAGGCGTCGTTCAGGTCCTGGATGAAGTCGCGCGGGATGCCCGTCTCGCAGTCGCGCGCGCGCTGCTCGATGCGGGACATCGCCGCGTCCACGCTGGCGCGCAGGTAGAGGATCAGATCCGGTGGGCGCAGGAACGAGACCATGTTCCGGAATACCTCGCGGTAGTTCTCGTAGTCGCGGTCGTCCATGGCGCCGCGCTTGTTCAGCACCTTGGCGAAGATCTCGACGTCCTCGTAGATGGTGCGGTCCTGCACCGCCGAGCGGCCGTGCTCGATGATCTTCTTCTGCACCTCGAAGCGCTTGCTCAGGAAGTAGATCTGGAGGTGGAAGGACCAGCGGCGCATGTCGCGGTAGTAATCGGCGAGGTAGGGATTGCCGTCGACGGGTTCGTAGTAGGTGGGCCAGTCGAAGGCGTCGCCCACCAGCGCGCAGACGGTCGACTTGCCCACGCCGATGTTGCCCGAGATGGAGAGATAGAAAGGTATGTCCCGAGTGCCGCTCATCCGTCGTGCTCCTCTATTGCTCCGGCGGCGGCCCGGTGTTCGAGTCGGTGTACTCCTCGTGCGAGATGAACTTGTGCACCTGGCCCGAGGTCGCGGACACCACGAAGATGAAGGCGCCGTAGTTTGTGTCGTTGCCGATGGTCTTGTCCGCCACGCCGATGCCGGAGGGCGCCGGCGTCAGGTTCTCGTCGCCGAAGACGAGATCCACGAGGCCCTCGGGGGTGAAGATCTGGATACGGTCGTTGGCGTGGTCGGCCACGAAGTAGCGGCCGCTGCCGTCCGTGGCCAGGGCCAGGGGCAGGTGGAAGGCGCCCGGTTCGTCGCTGGGGCCCCCGACCCAGTCGGTCTCGCCGCACTCGCGGGCGTCGCCCAGCACGTAGTCGGCCTCGGTCGGCGGCACGCAGGTGGCGGCATCGACCAGGTAC
The DNA window shown above is from bacterium and carries:
- the add gene encoding adenosine deaminase; translated protein: MLRGPRIPDDVLRALPKTDLLCHLDGSLRLGTFRELAVARGTDVPADDGAALRRFFPVDHESCQQHFAGFFEHTTAVMQTPASLTRVARELALDEAAQGCWYLEVRFCPLRHQQDGMTLDETVAAVRAGLAEAERECGIRTGIIITGIRTISPELSLRLAELAVRWKGRGVVAFDLAGREKDYPAKLHREAFYYIMNHNMCSTIHAGESFGPESIHQALHYCGANRIGHGTRLNEDPDLLAYVNDLRIPLEMSLSSNMLTGVVPSLAEHPLRRYLDLGLRVTLNTDNTLFARTSLCRELRLAVDTFDLNLLETETLMLNGIKSAFLPQGEKADLIREAVTTVVSLRDKFALDEMGIA
- a CDS encoding deoxynucleoside kinase, which encodes MSGTRDIPFYLSISGNIGVGKSTVCALVGDAFDWPTYYEPVDGNPYLADYYRDMRRWSFHLQIYFLSKRFEVQKKIIEHGRSAVQDRTIYEDVEIFAKVLNKRGAMDDRDYENYREVFRNMVSFLRPPDLILYLRASVDAAMSRIEQRARDCETGIPRDFIQDLNDAYEDWIGRAEEICPVRVIDSEKINLRDDSEAQRELLDYIGVLHERKRRAGSAGGGA